gatgagGTTGAAATAGTCACAGTTTTCCTCCAAGCTCAGGAAGCTGgctacttccaaaatatgatgtccgcaatgggcaaaccgtttgctgaagccatcaagattggcgaaatggttgaaaatgggttgaaaacgggtcgaattctaagccaatctgCTATCAGAGCcacctcccaagccattcagggtgggtctggaggagtagcgaagggcaagaaaaaggaagaaacatccatggtACTATCGGGTGTAAGAAAACACCATACTCCCAGATCCCTTTTCTCAGATAGAACCCCACTACACTATTACCCCCAACAAGACGTGGCCTATGCTCCTCAGCCATACCcggtcatgaatgctcaaccttatgtccggccacaacaacaagccaatCAGAACAAAGCTCCATTTCATAGAAACCAGCCtccttaccaaacccactacaaTCCCCGATCTCCACAAAACAATTTCCGTGCCCGGGAGCTGCCAAGAAAATCAAACTTCACTCCAATTGGCGAGTCTTGTTCTAGCCTATTCCcaaaattggtccaaatgggtttgttgcagcCCGTAAccccaaataggcaaaacccagaATCACCTTCTTACCAATGTGGCACCCGATGTGCTTATCACTCAGGGGCTGAGGGGCATGATACAGAAaattgttggactttgaaaagAGTTGTGGAAGATTTGATAGAACagaggaagatagtgctaagggatgaagatattcccaatgtgactaacaacccactgccggcccacaacaacgggccagtaatcggaatgatttgtgaggataaggaatttgacccagcattgaaggccatcattgccatCGCTGATGTAGACAAAAAACCAAAAGCTGCCATGAAGCAAGACCAAGGGGAGAAAAGGACAAAACCAATCCTCCAAAGTTAGAGAAGAAAGTTGAAGTCGAAACTGGGGCAACGCCtcccaaagatgttgttctctatATCTCGCGAGTTTGCAAAGAAAAGCAAATGACGTTGAGTCCCCCAGGAGATTCGAGATGAACAAGACAACCCAGATGTATGTGGCCAAGGGGGCTTATGTGATGCGGGGGCCAATTAatccaccaaggctgaatgagcccgtggttattggacgCGCGCCACAGAAGCCCATGATAGATCCTACCACTGtgccctggaactacaacaaaatgGTGGTGACCTATAAGGGCAAAAAAATCTCaggagaagttcaagaaaataaccccGTTGAAAAGTATTCTAatttggaagaggtgaacaatgcCACTAGAAAGCGCTTCCCATCCAAGAAACCCGTGAGTGCCGAAGAAGCAGAGAccttctttcaaaagatgaaaatggcagATTATGAGGTGATCAACCAGCTTCGAAAATTTCCCGAACAAGTCTCCTTGTTGGCTTTGTTGATGAACTCCGCCGAACACCAGAAGGTActgatcaagacccttaacgaagcatatgtgccTGTTAAGACTTCAGTAGAGCAGTTGGAGAGGATAGCAGAAAGGTTTTTCGTAATTAACCAGATCTCTTTCAGCAAAAATGACTTTCCCCCAGAAGGGGCCGCACATAACAAAGCCCTACACCTAACAGTCAAATGCGAAGGGTATTATGTGAAAAGGGTTTTGTTGGATGGAGGCTCTGAGGTAGACATTTGCCCTGTCTCAAAGCGCATGAAACTCGGGACCGAAAGAattcgacccaacaatgtctgtgtaCGGGCCTTCGATGGTAtaaaaagggacacaattggagagatcgatctgattctgaccatcggcccagtagactttgaagtaaACTTCCAGGTTctagacatggacacatcctacaactttCTTTTGGGGAGGCCACGGATTCATGCAGCGGGGGCTATACCTTCTACCCTTCAACAGATGGTAAATTTTGAGCATGAAGATCAAGAGATTGTGGTCCACGAGGAAGACGGGCAATTAATTTATCGAgacccatcagtcccatgtcttgaagcaagagaggggagtgagcacatagtttatcaggcttttgaaattgtggtcgcAGACCAGCACGAAGAGGGAAATCCTTGCCCCCAACCCTTCttttctaatgcatcaatcatggtagccaaagaaatgatcaAACATGGCTTCAAATCGGGGAAGGGTTTCGGGAAATCATTACAAGGAATAGCTGAACCCATCACCCTGTCTGCCAGTGAAAAGTTCTTCGGGGTGGGTTTCCGACCCACCCTAGCTGATATAAGATGGGtagatgatagaaagaatgatgtttgggtcttgcctcagccggtgCTGCATCTGTACAGAATATTTGTCAAGCCGAAATACCATGAGGAGGAAaaagatgaggccttcacggccgaagggattgaagagatctgtgggacaatgaggaagatactatatgaaacccacatggtccagccTGGCGAGGGCTCGGGCACtgctgaggtgctgtatatgggacctaatgccaagctgcagaattggaaggctatgtcattcccaatcaggcgggagtcccagtagacctgtcctgccaccttttctacaTCATGAGTTATTTTcggggtgtaactcggatgttttctttagcTTATTGTCTTCTAATTTttcaatgtaaaccctgttatcttcaaattccaagaaatgaaatcaatatttcatcgttcatctttccttattctttctgcttttgttatttttctcttttatttcttatttcagttataataatgcggctttaaataacatgacatgcttggggacttcatgcccagatccaaacacgaTGTCTAACTGTGAAATTATGAACCAAGAACCAGAGTATGATGAAgaggaggcttttagggaaataaatcgagaactggaacaatttgagaataaacctaagccgaacttaaatgataccGAGCTGGTTAATTTAGGTAGTTCTGAAGAAGTCAGGGAAAGCAAGATAAGCATCCATGTAAATGAGAAAACCCgggacgcattgatccaactcttgtttgaattcaaagatgtatacacttggtcatacgatgacatgccaagactgagtgttgatttggtggttcacaagttgccaacATACCCTGATTGTCCCCCTATctagcaaaagcaaagaaaatttaaaac
This genomic stretch from Nicotiana sylvestris chromosome 9, ASM39365v2, whole genome shotgun sequence harbors:
- the LOC138878357 gene encoding uncharacterized protein — protein: MSSEMTLPTIPIMDDSPISGIPTSESAAAEENRILRLRVMEMWDAWANGREPPSAIPGFPEFFPRASGAFTVPISHPNTPLGHLTIPAYFVGTPSEVRPQVLMSSVASNIFTSPPCSATAQPTLPRPSFDPSAFTFQTPTFQMEPSQFPTYTHPQPPQFEFTVGKEKTTKTPEQEEIVRKMRSMEQSLKSIQGLSGQKSVSYAGLCMFPHVHQPLVFKTPKFEKYDRHSDPIAHLKRYCNQLRGAGGKEELLMAYFGESRGASHMSDRNSLTNLKKKSSESFREYTVKWSEQASRVKPPMDEVEIVTVFLQAQEAGYFQNMMSAMGKPFAEAIKIGEMVENGLKTGRILSQSAIRATSQAIQGGSGGVAKGKKKEETSMVLSGVRKHHTPRSLFSDRTPLHYYPQQDVAYAPQPYPVMNAQPYVRPQQQANQNKAPFHRNQPPYQTHYNPRSPQNNFRARELPRKSNFTPIGESCSSLFPKLVQMGLLQPVTPNRQNPESPSYQCGTRCAYHSGAEGHDTENCWTLKRVVEDLIEQRKIVLRDEDIPNVTNNPLPAHNNGPVIGMICEDKEFDPALKAIIAIADVDKKPKAAMKQDQGEKRTKPILQS
- the LOC138878358 gene encoding uncharacterized protein, encoding MYVAKGAYVMRGPINPPRLNEPVVIGRAPQKPMIDPTTVPWNYNKMVVTYKGKKISGEVQENNPVEKYSNLEEVNNATRKRFPSKKPVSAEEAETFFQKMKMADYEVINQLRKFPEQVSLLALLMNSAEHQKVLIKTLNEAYVPVKTSVEQLERIAERFFVINQISFSKNDFPPEGAAHNKALHLTVKCEGYYVKRVLLDGGSEVDICPVSKRMKLGTERIRPNNVCVRAFDGIKRDTIGEIDLILTIGPVDFEVNFQVLDMDTSYNFLLGRPRIHAAGAIPSTLQQMVNFEHEDQEIVVHEEDGQLIYRDPSVPCLEAREGSEHIVYQAFEIVVADQHEEGNPCPQPFFSNASIMVAKEMIKHGFKSGKGFGKSLQGIAEPITLSASEKFFGVGFRPTLADIRWVDDRKNDVWVLPQPVLHLYRIFVKPKYHEEEKDEAFTAEGIEEICGTMRKILYETHMVQPGEGSGTAEVLYNNAALNNMTCLGTSCPDPNTMSNCEIMNQEPEYDEEEAFREINRELEQFENKPKPNLNDTELVNLGSSEEVRESKISIHVNEKTRDALIQLLFEFKDQKQRKFKTDVSDKIKEEVTKQLKVGVIRVVRYTTSLANVVPVPKKDGKTRKDVAVKWTVECQDAFDKIKEYLSNPPVLVPPEPGRPLFLYLIVLKNSFGCVLGKHDVTGKREQSIYYLSKKFSSYEAKYTLVERTCWALTWVAQKLRHYLQAYIAYLITRLYPLKYIYQKPMPTGRLAKWQILLTEFDIVYVTHTTMKAQALADHLAENSIDDDYQPLNTYFPDEEVNSVETISEDVNAWKMFFDGAVNTKGVGIGAILISPTG